The DNA window GTAAATGCGGCGATAAAGGATTTTTACAGCTCCTTCTGCTAAAGCCTTATCTTTTGGTCTATATGCTCTAGCAGCTAGTATGGTAGTTCCGTAGTGTTCTGCAAAATCATTAAAGTCTTTATTTATCTGAGGTTCGTAACGATTGCTTTTAGTAACCGCTGACTTAAGATTATCGGGAACAATAGCAGCAGGAACACCTTTGTAAAAGAGTAGAGCATTTTCTGTACTCCTGATAAAATCTTCTTTTCTTTGAGTCATTGATGCCTCAGCATAAGTGTACTGACTAGCTCCCAAGATGGCTACATAAAATTCAACATCTTTAATTTCCCCAGTTTGTTTATCAACTATTTGAAGCTTTTTGCCAGCATAATCAATATACATTTTGTCACCTGCCTTATGATCCATTCGCATGACAGGATTGACTTTCTTACTCCAACGATTAAAATACAATTTAAACTGGGATAAGCGGAAACCATCTGGATGCTTTTGGTGATACTCTTCCCAAATTAAGGCTCTGGTTACTCCAGGTCTTTTTAATTCTTTCTCCATATATGGAAAGAAAGAATAAGTTTCTTGCAGCTTCTTATCTATCTTTATCTCATTGTCTTTTACAAAGATAGCTTCTAGCTCAAGATCGCTTTTTTGACCTATATACTCTTCATCTAGGCCAAGTAAATGGCAGAGATTGATGTATTTCCTTACAGTATTACGTGATGTGTGTAAATATTTACTAATGAAACTCTTAGACTTCCCTTGGAAGTGCATTATTAATACTTTTCTTACTTTACTCATGTCGATTGGGTTATTAGCCATTTCCTTGCTTCTTTGGTTTGTTAAAAAGCTCGAAAATAGGATCCGACAACGGGTAATGAAAGTTCTTTTTTAGGGTGGTCAGTTTGGTCCGGCGCGACCTGGTCAGTTTGGTCCGGCGAGCATGGTCACTTTAGTCCGGCCTGGGGTGGTCATTTTAAATCGGCCAAGGGTGGTCAACTTCAGCGTTTTTTCCAATTATGATTGAAACTATGTGCTGAATAGCCACCTT is part of the Lentimicrobium sp. L6 genome and encodes:
- the istA gene encoding IS21 family transposase; protein product: MANNPIDMSKVRKVLIMHFQGKSKSFISKYLHTSRNTVRKYINLCHLLGLDEEYIGQKSDLELEAIFVKDNEIKIDKKLQETYSFFPYMEKELKRPGVTRALIWEEYHQKHPDGFRLSQFKLYFNRWSKKVNPVMRMDHKAGDKMYIDYAGKKLQIVDKQTGEIKDVEFYVAILGASQYTYAEASMTQRKEDFIRSTENALLFYKGVPAAIVPDNLKSAVTKSNRYEPQINKDFNDFAEHYGTTILAARAYRPKDKALAEGAVKILYRRIYSNLREQTFFCLKQLNRAIWELLEKHNNMKLTGRPHSRLELFKELEEKELAPLSVERFEIKEVEQGTVIKNAHIMLKKDKHYYSVPYQYIQKKVKLIYTSDRVEIYHKYNRIALHSRNYRPHSYTTKAEHLPSTHQFLSDWHPQKFINWGNNIDPAVAKFITFLLEQKQHPEQSYKSCLGVLTMEKKVGRERLINACKRALDYGVYNYKAIDNILKRNLDLYTDIQDQESTLPNHNNIRGEEYYQ